One segment of Mycolicibacterium baixiangningiae DNA contains the following:
- a CDS encoding hydrolase, producing MPKTGLDALLRPQDSVVVLIDHQPFQFANLNSHEPTQIANNVVGLAKGAKAFDVPTILTTVLEERGGYLIKALQDVFPDQKPIDRTFINTWEDENVVDVVKATGRKQLILAALWTEVCLAMPTIQALAEGYDVFIVTDASGGVSAEAHDMAVRRMVAAGAVPITWLAVLSEWQRDWAREETASAFTDVIVEHAGGSGIAFAWEMQLLNGRVGAGV from the coding sequence ATGCCCAAGACCGGTCTCGACGCACTGCTGCGTCCGCAGGACAGCGTTGTCGTGCTCATCGATCATCAGCCGTTTCAGTTCGCCAATCTGAACAGCCACGAACCCACCCAGATCGCCAACAATGTCGTGGGTCTGGCGAAAGGCGCGAAAGCCTTTGATGTGCCGACGATTCTGACCACGGTCCTCGAGGAACGCGGCGGCTACCTGATCAAGGCGCTGCAGGATGTGTTTCCCGATCAGAAGCCGATCGACCGGACGTTCATCAACACCTGGGAGGACGAGAACGTTGTCGACGTGGTGAAGGCGACCGGCCGCAAGCAGCTCATCCTGGCGGCCCTGTGGACCGAGGTGTGTTTGGCGATGCCGACGATCCAGGCCCTTGCTGAGGGATACGACGTCTTCATCGTCACCGACGCCTCCGGCGGGGTATCGGCCGAGGCACACGATATGGCGGTGCGCCGCATGGTCGCCGCTGGTGCGGTGCCGATCACCTGGTTGGCGGTGTTGTCTGAGTGGCAGCGTGATTGGGCGCGTGAGGAGACGGCGTCCGCGTTCACCGACGTCATCGTCGAGCACGCCGGCGGCAGCGGCATCGCGTTCGCTTGGGAGATGCAACTGCTCAACGGCCGGGTCGGCGCGGGAGTCTGA
- a CDS encoding amino acid ABC transporter substrate-binding protein encodes MAATSVPIRIGYCMSLTGPVAGNSGSARLAHDIWCEDINSRDGLLGRPVELVCYDDGADASRVPGLYRRLLDEDNVDLVVGGYGTNTVQPALPLIAQRQRFFVGLMALGANNELGYPNYFAMIPTGPDPNAALTEGFFALAAEQQRPQSTTAALLSADAEFSRNPVLGAKANAAKYGIEVVYEATYPLDTEDFEPVVDAVAGSGCDVLFLCSYLDDSVGLVRAISAHRFRPKLVGGAMIGPQNATVKTTLGPLLNGFVNYEYWIPVPTMMFPGVQQLLTTYQSRAAEAGVDPLGHYTAPLAYAQMQVVAQAIEATGGVDDASLSEYARSATFHTVMGDVQFGVNGEWTRPRVLQVQFQGIAGHGIEQFRSASGQVVLSPMRFASGQLVYPYAEAESTKESV; translated from the coding sequence GTGGCCGCCACATCGGTACCTATACGCATCGGGTACTGCATGTCGTTGACCGGCCCGGTGGCAGGTAACAGCGGGTCGGCACGACTGGCCCACGACATCTGGTGTGAGGACATCAATAGCCGCGATGGGCTTCTGGGGCGGCCAGTGGAATTGGTGTGCTACGACGATGGTGCGGATGCGTCGCGAGTTCCCGGTCTCTACCGGCGGTTGTTGGACGAGGACAACGTAGATCTGGTGGTCGGTGGGTACGGCACCAACACGGTGCAGCCGGCGCTGCCGTTGATCGCCCAGAGGCAGCGCTTCTTCGTCGGATTGATGGCTCTGGGTGCCAACAACGAACTCGGCTACCCGAACTACTTCGCCATGATTCCCACTGGACCTGACCCCAATGCCGCGCTCACCGAGGGTTTCTTCGCGCTCGCCGCTGAGCAACAACGACCGCAGTCGACCACCGCGGCGCTGCTGTCTGCGGATGCCGAGTTCTCGCGTAACCCCGTTCTCGGGGCGAAGGCCAACGCGGCGAAGTACGGCATCGAGGTCGTGTATGAGGCCACCTATCCGTTGGACACCGAGGATTTTGAGCCCGTCGTCGATGCTGTTGCCGGCAGCGGGTGCGATGTGCTGTTTCTGTGTTCCTATCTGGACGACTCGGTCGGCCTGGTGCGTGCTATCAGCGCGCATCGGTTCCGTCCGAAGTTGGTGGGCGGCGCGATGATCGGCCCGCAGAACGCCACGGTGAAAACCACCCTCGGACCACTGCTCAATGGCTTCGTGAACTACGAATACTGGATACCCGTGCCGACAATGATGTTCCCCGGTGTCCAGCAGCTACTCACCACCTACCAGAGCCGGGCGGCTGAGGCCGGCGTCGATCCCCTGGGCCATTACACGGCGCCGCTGGCTTACGCTCAGATGCAGGTGGTTGCCCAAGCCATCGAAGCAACCGGCGGTGTCGATGACGCCAGTCTCTCCGAATACGCCCGGAGCGCGACTTTTCACACTGTGATGGGCGACGTCCAGTTCGGGGTCAACGGGGAGTGGACCCGCCCACGCGTCCTGCAAGTCCAGTTCCAGGGCATAGCTGGCCACGGTATCGAACAGTTCCGCAGCGCAAGCGGCCAAGTCGTGCTGTCACCAATGAGATTCGCCTCCGGCCAACTGGTTTATCCCTACGCCGAAGCCGAATCCACAAAAGAATCGGTATGA
- a CDS encoding DUF5996 family protein — translation MPKPIAGGEWPSLRVDDWEATRRTLHMWTQIVGKVRLAYAPLLNHWWQAPLYVSPRGLTTSAIPVGTRLFDMEFDFIDHALSVRLSDGGSDHLDLRGRSVAQFHDQTMAMLDRLGIDARITERPNEVDPAVPFAQDQHAGYDPSAASTFWQQLVQADRVIGQFRSRFAGKVSPVHFFWGSFDLACSRFSGRLAPRHPGGTPNCGDWVMVEAYSHELSSCGFWPGGGDEGAFYSYAYPEPDGYADFAGRPDGAFYDTELRQYLLPYETARAARDPDQCVLDFLEFAYAAAADLAGWDRKALDIDPNRWQPS, via the coding sequence ATGCCCAAACCCATTGCGGGCGGCGAATGGCCGTCATTGCGCGTTGACGATTGGGAGGCGACGCGCAGAACGTTGCACATGTGGACCCAGATCGTAGGCAAGGTGCGGTTGGCTTACGCGCCGCTGCTCAATCACTGGTGGCAGGCACCGCTCTACGTCTCGCCACGAGGGTTGACGACGTCGGCGATCCCGGTGGGCACGCGGCTGTTCGACATGGAGTTTGACTTCATCGACCATGCACTGTCAGTGCGGTTAAGCGATGGTGGCTCCGACCATTTGGACTTACGCGGCAGATCCGTGGCACAGTTTCACGACCAAACGATGGCAATGCTTGACCGTCTAGGTATCGACGCGCGAATCACCGAGCGGCCCAACGAAGTCGATCCCGCTGTCCCGTTCGCCCAGGATCAGCACGCAGGCTACGACCCGTCGGCCGCCAGTACATTCTGGCAACAACTGGTGCAAGCCGACCGGGTGATCGGGCAGTTCCGCTCCCGGTTCGCCGGCAAAGTGAGTCCGGTCCACTTCTTCTGGGGTTCATTCGATTTGGCATGTAGCCGATTCTCCGGTCGCCTCGCACCCCGGCATCCCGGAGGTACGCCGAACTGCGGCGACTGGGTAATGGTCGAGGCTTATTCACATGAATTGAGCAGTTGCGGATTCTGGCCCGGTGGCGGAGATGAAGGGGCGTTCTACTCCTACGCTTATCCTGAACCGGACGGGTACGCCGACTTCGCTGGCCGCCCTGATGGAGCTTTCTACGATACCGAGCTACGCCAGTACCTTCTTCCGTACGAAACTGCGCGCGCGGCGCGGGATCCGGATCAGTGCGTGTTGGACTTCCTTGAGTTCGCCTACGCTGCGGCAGCCGATCTGGCGGGATGGGACCGTAAGGCACTGGATATCGACCCGAACCGCTGGCAGCCAAGTTGA
- a CDS encoding extracellular catalytic domain type 1 short-chain-length polyhydroxyalkanoate depolymerase, translated as MALAMTTAATTAAIQFGMPWAMHAGDRNQVFSSNGNHQRYQVHLPPHYDGTAELPVIIAIHGCGMTGFGWNSMKATTQFNSLADREGFIVVYPTQRLFRDAVNCWDSTDPREQHRGSGEPALLAGVVRQVIDDYGADPRRVHVVGASSGAGTAVILAVTYPDVFATVTSVAGGEYGLNQVHPEDPDATPPEYTVRQAWAQMGERARHVPMLVIQGDDDEVVPASVANRLVAQWTAVNDLIDDGMLNHSLRMADETHVVPSTSGRRAYTQTTRTAADGLSFIESYLVEGMGHAWPGPSGSGLFVDHVGPDATALTWDFARRYSIS; from the coding sequence ATGGCACTAGCCATGACGACGGCGGCCACCACAGCAGCAATTCAATTTGGCATGCCATGGGCGATGCACGCAGGCGATCGCAACCAGGTATTCAGCAGCAACGGTAATCACCAGCGCTACCAGGTTCATCTTCCGCCGCACTACGACGGGACTGCCGAGCTTCCGGTGATCATCGCGATCCACGGCTGCGGGATGACTGGATTCGGCTGGAACTCGATGAAGGCCACGACGCAGTTCAACAGCCTGGCTGACCGTGAGGGCTTCATCGTTGTCTATCCGACCCAACGACTGTTCCGCGACGCGGTCAATTGCTGGGACTCGACAGACCCGCGAGAACAGCACCGCGGCAGTGGAGAACCCGCCCTGCTCGCCGGTGTTGTCCGGCAGGTCATCGACGACTACGGAGCCGACCCCCGCCGGGTCCATGTCGTTGGTGCCTCATCGGGAGCGGGCACAGCCGTGATACTCGCTGTTACCTACCCCGACGTGTTCGCGACCGTAACGTCGGTCGCCGGCGGCGAATATGGTCTCAATCAAGTGCATCCTGAGGATCCCGACGCCACACCGCCGGAGTACACCGTGCGTCAGGCGTGGGCCCAGATGGGGGAGCGCGCCAGACATGTGCCGATGCTCGTCATTCAGGGTGACGATGACGAGGTGGTTCCAGCCTCGGTCGCAAATCGCCTTGTCGCGCAATGGACTGCGGTGAACGATCTGATCGACGACGGGATGCTCAATCACAGCCTGCGCATGGCCGACGAAACTCACGTGGTGCCATCAACCTCGGGTCGGCGCGCATACACACAAACCACGCGCACTGCTGCCGACGGCCTGTCGTTCATCGAGTCGTATCTCGTCGAGGGCATGGGACACGCCTGGCCGGGTCCTTCAGGGAGTGGACTGTTCGTCGATCATGTCGGACCCGACGCCACTGCTCTCACCTGGGATTTCGCGAGGCGATATTCGATTTCTTAG
- a CDS encoding response regulator transcription factor, translating into MTTVVLADDEVLLRKALAALLPLEGDIAVLAEAANGAAAVEATIAHRPDVLVIDLEMPGIDGLEAVVEIRRVLPEQVILMLTRHARPGVLRSALKLGIQGFASKSAEPAHIAEIITALRDGRRWIDQDVSAAAIVDDCPLTDREIDVLRATGHGYSVAEIAAQLHLAPGTVRNYLSNTMQKTQTRTRHEAARYAREHDWL; encoded by the coding sequence GTGACCACCGTCGTGCTGGCCGACGACGAGGTCCTGCTCAGGAAAGCGCTCGCCGCGCTGCTACCCCTCGAAGGTGACATCGCGGTGCTGGCGGAGGCCGCCAATGGAGCCGCGGCTGTGGAAGCCACGATCGCCCATCGACCCGACGTCCTGGTCATCGACCTGGAAATGCCCGGCATCGACGGCCTCGAAGCGGTCGTGGAGATCCGTCGAGTGCTTCCCGAACAGGTGATCCTCATGCTCACTCGCCATGCCAGACCGGGCGTTCTGCGCAGCGCGCTGAAACTAGGAATCCAAGGATTCGCCAGCAAGTCCGCTGAACCGGCCCATATCGCCGAGATCATCACGGCGCTACGCGACGGCCGGAGATGGATCGACCAAGACGTCTCCGCCGCGGCGATCGTGGACGACTGCCCGTTGACCGACCGAGAGATCGACGTGCTGCGGGCCACTGGCCACGGATACTCGGTCGCCGAAATCGCGGCGCAACTACACCTGGCGCCCGGCACGGTGCGCAATTACCTGTCAAACACCATGCAGAAGACCCAGACTCGTACCCGGCACGAAGCCGCTCGCTACGCCCGCGAGCATGACTGGCTGTAG
- a CDS encoding sensor histidine kinase, producing the protein MYLVARQAQTWQQACVLGLGLAAALIAFERWTAGDIGRVAVPCVGVAAAVWPFGVLTIDDSSPQAAYYAIAIVGCLTIPQLPRHRGPAAFGLVAYVAAIGGWSLMVTAQSGAVALIANVIIPSGVTAILVGLMFPNKRFYDVMAELEEARDSEAELAVIRERMRFASDLHDIQGHTLHVVKLKIALAQKLIRSDTRRVEQELAEVYALIGDTIIHTKALAYGQRKLNLSAELENARNLLEAAGIRIRVERSPEVGVCANDLLGQVLRETTTNILRHSRAKLVHIDLSAHSISVLNDGVADEVLPELRGLATLARRVSDGGGELIVAIEDKRFRTTATFPPPPAISAREAAEGAHR; encoded by the coding sequence GTGTACCTGGTGGCCAGACAAGCCCAGACGTGGCAACAAGCCTGTGTGCTTGGACTCGGCCTCGCGGCGGCGTTGATCGCCTTCGAACGATGGACCGCAGGTGATATCGGCCGGGTCGCCGTGCCATGCGTGGGGGTCGCGGCGGCAGTCTGGCCCTTCGGCGTGCTGACAATCGACGACAGCTCACCGCAAGCGGCCTACTACGCGATCGCCATCGTCGGGTGCCTGACGATCCCACAGTTACCCCGTCACCGAGGGCCGGCAGCGTTCGGACTGGTCGCCTACGTGGCGGCGATCGGCGGGTGGTCCTTGATGGTCACCGCCCAGTCGGGTGCGGTCGCCCTCATCGCCAACGTCATCATTCCCTCCGGGGTCACCGCGATACTCGTCGGCCTGATGTTCCCGAACAAGCGGTTCTACGACGTGATGGCGGAACTGGAGGAGGCGCGGGACAGTGAGGCTGAACTGGCCGTCATCCGCGAGCGAATGCGTTTCGCCAGCGACCTGCACGACATACAGGGCCACACCCTGCACGTGGTGAAACTCAAAATCGCGCTGGCGCAGAAGTTGATTCGCAGCGACACCAGACGTGTAGAGCAGGAACTGGCTGAGGTGTACGCACTCATCGGCGACACGATCATCCACACCAAGGCGCTTGCGTACGGACAACGAAAGCTCAACCTGTCCGCAGAGTTGGAGAACGCGCGAAACCTGCTCGAAGCGGCCGGCATTCGTATTCGTGTTGAACGTAGCCCCGAGGTGGGCGTGTGCGCCAACGATCTGCTCGGCCAGGTGCTCCGGGAGACGACGACCAACATCTTGCGACATTCCCGAGCCAAGCTGGTGCACATCGACCTCTCCGCACACAGCATCAGTGTCCTCAATGACGGCGTTGCAGATGAAGTGCTGCCGGAGTTACGAGGACTTGCCACGCTGGCGCGCAGAGTGTCGGATGGGGGCGGTGAGCTCATCGTCGCCATCGAGGACAAGCGATTCCGCACTACAGCAACCTTTCCCCCGCCACCGGCCATCAGTGCCAGGGAAGCAGCAGAAGGAGCCCACCGGTGA